The following nucleotide sequence is from Pirellulales bacterium.
AGAACCCCTACACGCTTGCTCCGCAGGCTCTGGCGGCGTTTCGCAATCGACGTATCGGCTTCGTGTTCCAGGACCATCACCTGCTGCCGCAGTGCTCGGTGCTCGAGAATGTGCTTGTCCCCGCTCTGGCCGGTGGATCGGCGACGGCTGAGCACGTCGCACGGGCCGGCGAATTGATCAACCGCGTGGGCCTGGCGGCCCGGACCGATCATCGTCCCGCTGAACTCTCCGGCGGCGAGCGACAGCGCGTGGCGATTGCCCGGGCGCTGTTGTTGAGGCCGACCCTGCTCCTGGCCGACGAGCCGACCGGCAATCTCGATCGGACGACCGCGGCGAGCGTCTCGCAGTTGTTCCTGGAGCTGCAGCAGCAGGAACAGATGATCGCCGTGGTGGTCACGCACAGCCTCGAGCTGGCGGCGCTGATGCCGCGGCGGCTCGAACTCGACGCGGGCCGTCTGCGCGAAGCCTCTCCGGTGCTCGAGCGAGACGTGCCATGAATCTGCTGACCCTGGCCGGACGTGGGTTGGTGCATTACGCATCGATGCATGCCGCCGTGCTACTGGGCGTCGTCGCCGGTACCGCGGTCTTGACCGGCGCTTTGATCGTCGGCGATTCGGTGACCGGCAGCCTGCGCTCGCTGACCTTGGAACGGCTTGGCAACATCGACCAGGCGCTCATCGCCGACCGGTTTTTCCGGGCGGCCTTGGCCGGTGAGGTCGCGAGCGACAAGATCGTGCCCGGGACTTTCGCCGCGGTGGTGCCGGCGATCGTGTTGCGCGGTACGGTCGAGAACCCGGCGGCCGGCACGCGGGCCAACGGCGTCAACGTCTTGG
It contains:
- a CDS encoding ABC transporter ATP-binding protein; translation: MTELLVRDVCKAYPTRGEPLEILRGCSLSLARGEAVAVLGPSGSGKSTLLHVLGGLEAPTSGTVELCGENPYTLAPQALAAFRNRRIGFVFQDHHLLPQCSVLENVLVPALAGGSATAEHVARAGELINRVGLAARTDHRPAELSGGERQRVAIARALLLRPTLLLADEPTGNLDRTTAASVSQLFLELQQQEQMIAVVVTHSLELAALMPRRLELDAGRLREASPVLERDVP